A segment of the Lolium perenne isolate Kyuss_39 chromosome 3, Kyuss_2.0, whole genome shotgun sequence genome:
GCTTGGTCGCGGGCACCTTCCTCTTGGCCTGCGGCCTACGGGGCGGCGGCTCTTGTGTGCAACGTCGGGCTCGGCGGGATAAAGAGGGCACGGGCGGCGGCGACACCGCTAGGAACGTTTTTTTTCCCTACTGGAggaacgtttttttttttttttttgcctccgACACTGCATATTGGCGGTTAATATAGCGCATGGCCGATTTAGCGCgcatgttggagatgctcttaggttcTAAGTAGCAAGATTTTTGGTCTCAGACTTGAGGTTTGATATTCTTTTGTTATGATTTGATGCTCAAAGGGCGTGAAATGGTTAAGGATACATATCTAGAAGCTTTATGGGGCGTTCCTAGGGTTTTGGTGCATTTTGGGCGGGAAAGTTTATATTGGCTAGATTGTTGAAATAATTGTAAAAGTGGCTGCTAAGTAAACTGGGCCAAAACACAGTTGGTTATTTGGCcgaagccagcccacccgggaatGTCGCCAGTTAGGGTTAACCCAACTCGATTCCCCTCACGCGATTCCCCCTTCCAGCGCCGTCAACTCCCCAACCTCGCCGTTCGCGGTGACCGGACCAGCAGCGCCGCCGTCCGGAGGTAGCACCCTGCTGACCTGGTGTAGCACCCCACAGGCGAGGGAGGCCACGAGAGCATCCGCGCCGGCACCACAGCGTGCGGGCGTGCCTGTGAAAGGCCGAGCCACGGCGTGCGGGCTGAAGGCAGGCGCCGAGCGAGCCAAAAGCAGGAGAGGCACATGAGCTCCGCGCGCGGTCCTGGTCGCCGGCGAGGACCACCAAGGCGGGGCGACGGTCAATCTCAGCGACCGCCGCGGACTGCGGTAGGGGCGCGGGCGGGGAAGCTTGCCGCGGTGCAGAATGTCGGCGGGGAGGCGCGGAGTACGAGCTGCTGGTCGATCCCCTCCCCGAGGTGCTGCctccggcgtcgtcttcaccgccCACGATCCCGATCTGCTGCCAACAACCATAAATACgagcagctgctgctgctgccgaccGTCGAGGATGTGAGTACCACATCCCCCTCTCTGTTTTACATCTAGACTGCAAGATCGGAGCAGAAATTTCATGTCTTTCGATCTCCCTGGAAAATGACAGCTTGATTTCCGTCTGTATCCTCATGGCGCGCGTGTCAATTCTGTTGTTCTGTTAGAAGGTAGCTGCTGACACGTAGATGTCAGTAGATGCAGAACATAATGCACGTTGGCAAGGTGAAAAGTTCCTGCCGTTGTTTTCTCTGAATGTAGCAGCTAGAACCCAGTTTCCTTCCAATCTGGTGGGTATGCTAGTTTAGCACATGTTGCTTGTAGACAGCAGTTAGGAGGTAAAGTTGCCTGGCATTTTCGCTAAAATTAAATTATACTTGTTCAGCTGCTTGTGTTCTTACTGAATTGGCACCTTGTAGGTTCTTAACTCTGATGGTGTCTCAAAGCTGAATGTGTAGCAATTAGGATTCAGTTTTCCATCTGCTATTTAGCAATATACTTGTATGTTATTCCATGGAATTACAGCAGCTATAAGTATACTATTTTAGACCTGATGTGGTATTGCTCTCCCATCAGCACTAAAATGCCATCGATCTATCTTGAGGTAGTGTACTGGTCACTGGACATTGAGAAATCTTATGTACTTCACCGGTTGTGACATATAGGACAAAAAGAGAAGAAATTTGTATAGGACATTGTAATAATTTTTTATGGTTATTGCTGAAAAATAATAGAGCATTCTTTTCAAATTACGCTTCCATTCTTTATTCATCTTACCCAGTATTCTTCCTGTTACTGTTATTGTTTGCCTTCACTCTTTTTTATCTCGAGGTGATATATTTGTACATGTGTTTCAAACAGTATGCTTCGCTATTCCTTATCTATCTTATCCTTTGCAAGGCAGTAACGGAGAAGTGGAGCTGTAGCTGGCCAGGAGGGAGCCATGGCTGCTGGAACTGGCGTGGCCCAACCGTTCTTGCATTCAGAAAGGATCTGTTGGATCAATCGTGACCTGCCCGTTCTCGCATTCAGAAGCTAGGGATCCATGTCTCCCGGATCCGGCATAACTCTAGGTACTGATATATCAGCCATTAGTACTTAGGTGTTCATTTTGCAAGATACTCAGCAAGTGTGCTAGTGGTACAAGTTCCATTCCATGTATATTTCGTTCTGCAGAAGTTTGTGTTAAGTAAAGCATGGTTCCAGTTCCTTGCATCCCATGCCATGCTTCTCTAAAGCTTTTCGGTCTATCTAAAATGCACCCTCACTTTTCAATCTAGTCAAGGATTTAAATTGCCACTACTCACTGCCATCATTTTGTGCTTGCCAAATGTTTGAGAGGATGCCACTGAGGGCACTTCTCACATCTTATCAGTTGAATTTTGCTTGCATGCCATACATGTTTGTTTTAATTCCTAAGAGTGATCTGTTATGACTGTTAAGCAATAAGTTGATGGGAGGTTTAAAATTGACTTCAATTTTATATTTGCGCTTTCTCTTCGATTCAAAATTGTCCAGTTAAGTTTTGATGTTCATATTGTTAGCATTTAAGACACATGTGCTGATCTTGCACTTTATAACCTGATCTTTTCTTGTTGCTGATTCTTGAGGTTTAAAATAAGAGAGCATTCTTTTCAAAATACACTTACATTCTTTATTCATCTTATCCAGAATTCGCCTTCCTGTTACTGTTATTATTTGCCTTCACTCTATTCATCTTGAGGGTAGTATATTTGTACATGTGTTGCAAACAGTATACCTCTCTGTTCCTTAACTATCTTAACCTTTGCAGGGTAGTAGTGAAGTGGAGCTGTAGCTGGCAAGGAGGGAGCGATCGCCGCTGGATCTGGCATGACCTGACCCTTCTCGCATTCAGATCCATGTCTGCCTTATCTGGCGTGACCCAGACGTTCTCGCATTTAGAAGGGATCCATGTCTCACGCATCCGGCATAACCCTAGGTACTGATATATCAACCATTAGTACTTAGGTGTTCATTTCGCAAGGTACTTGGCAAGTGGGCTAGTGTTGCAAGTTCCATTCCATGTATATTTCGTTCTGCAGAAGTTTGTGTACAGTAGAGCATGGTTCCAGCTCCTTGAATCACGTCTCAAGTTTCTCTAAATTTGTTTGGTCTATCTAAAATGTGCCCTCACTTTTGAACCTAGTTAAGGATTTAAGCTGCCACTATGCACTGCCATTATTTTGTGCTTGCCAAATATTTGAGTGGATGCTAGCGAGGGGACTTCTGTATTCTTATCAGTTGACTACTAGTGACGGTTGCTTGCATGCCATACATGTTTGTTTTAATTCCTAAGAGTGTGATATGTTATGACAGTTAAGCAATAAGATGATTGCAAGTTCAAAATTGTCTTCGATTTTATATTTGCGCTTTCTCTTCGATTCAAAATTGTCCAGTTGAATTTCGATGATCATATTGTTACCATTTTAAGATGCATGTATCTTCCAGTTTATAACCTGATCTTCTCATATTGCTGATTCTCTTACATATCCACTTCCGATGTTTCCAGCAAGGGTGCTAGGTAGTCTATGTGTGCATTAGAGGTTTGGTTGTGGTGGTAAAGTCTTGCTAGTTTAATATCTTGTTCTTTTCTTCATTTTGGGGAGGGTAGCAGTTACTAGGTGTCAACAACACATCTTTCTTGCTGTCTTCCACTTCCTTGATATCTATATTGTAAGTTGTTGGGTGTCTTTTTGTATGCTGAGTGTCTTTGTCGTCGATAAGTGATAACCATCCTTTCTTGCTGCCTTCTACTCCTTGATAGCTATATTGTAAGATGTTGGGCGTCTTTTGGTATGCTGAGTGGCTTTTGCTGGGCCTATGGGCTGATGTGGCTTGATGGTTGGATGTAATTGGTTTTCTGGTTAGCATCTTGGATCCAACTTGGGTTTAGCTGGATTGAAACATGAAAgctaaaccacaaacctaaatACGTTGCCTTTTGAGTAATTATGATGCTTACCTTACAAAGAGGGTCTGAGTTTTATATTTTCAATGTTTTTTCCTATCAAAATTTGCTAATGGTTGCCTTTGGATGAGTACTGGCTGGCCTTGGGTTAATTAGTACCCTTGAGTCTGTAGGTTACCAAGGATTTGAGTAATTAATACTTAGTTGGTTGTACTATATATAGGACCCAACCTTGATTTCGTTCCTTACATATTTCTGGAAAAAGCTTCGAGCTTTCTTGGCTATCATATTCTCTCTGTTACTAGCTACTTTTTATGTGCCAAGCAGGTGATTAATAGCCAACCCTTGCTCATCGTAAAACTATTGTTGGAGCTACAGAATAGCCAACCGATTCTGTCCGTGCGTCTCCAAACTGAATATGGTTTAGATGTTTTTTTACTGTGTTTGGTGGTATAAACAAGACTTTTCCTCTCTTATAATATCTGTAAGGCCTTGAAATGTACTATGCCTGTGGATTGATACGTGAGTTTGCATATATGATGAAATCTGCAAGTAACTTTCATGCCCTGTTGCTTGTCCCCTTGAGTTTTGATTTTGATGGATATTTTTATCAACCTTCGCATGGCAGCAGGTGGGAAGTGGAGCTGGAGCTGGCAAGCAGGGGTCCAGATGGCTGGTGGATCTGGCCAATTTGACTCCAACGTTGCTGCTGGGATGAAAAATTACGGCGGCAACTGTGGGAGAGATTCTTCGTTTTGTGGCTGTACTTTGCTCGGGCCGTCGGCGAGCGGAATACCTACCATTCATGGTAATGAGAAGTTGTGTTCTAGCGCATTATTATTGTGTGATGTTAAGAACTAGAGATCTTTGTCTGGTTCAAGCCTGATCGATCGATCCTTATGAAGGAAGACTGCCCAGACTGTCTTGTAGGTTTCATTTCGCCACTTTGCTATTCGTCAGTATCATGGTTGTTATTTGTCAGTGTTATCCATGTTGCAAGTGGACAGTTCACTGCCATTTGTTTCAAATGGGGCTGGTCGCTGTTTGTTCTATCTGATCTGCGCTATTTTCAAAAGATGCCGTGTTATTGTATTtctagtactccctccatcccaaaataaCCGACTCAGTTttatctagaaaaagttgagtcacctattttgggatggagggagaaTGATGTTTAGGACTGGTTGGTCTGTTTAGGTTCAAGCATTTACATACATATATATTGGTTCCTCTCTTTTGGTTCAAGTAGTACATACATATTGGGATCATGAGTAAAAGAATGAAGAATACAGGTTTGTATATTAGCCAATGGGGCTGATTGTTATTAGTTCTATCTGCTCTACGCCATTTTGAAAAGATGATGTGTTATTGTATTTATAGCACTCCATCTGTGCCAAAATAAGTGACTCGGTTTTATCTAGATACGAATTCATCTAGACATATTAAGAAATAGCCGAGTCagttattttgggacggagggagtatggatTAGGACTGGCTGGTCTTTGTTTTGGTTCAAACATTTACATGCATATATATTGGTTCCTCTCTGATTTGTTAAGTCTTGTGTATTTGTTAAGCCTGTTGCTGTCCTgaagttttccattgttgtgtccACATCATTTCTTCTGTGTAGTATATCAAGGCTGTTACGGTGCATTCATGTTAAGAGTTTTATCCAAGTTGGGAGGTTTAATTTTATAGTACCAAACAATCTGATAAGAAGTGTTGTATCCAACTAAGTTGGGAGTTAAAGCCTCCTTGACGTATATTTaatctttgttttgctgtttacAAAAATGGCCAGCCTGTAGAAGAAGAATGAGCTGCTGCCAATTTGTTGGTTTTCACCATATAAATACTTGTTCAGTAGTAGTGTGACTAGTGTCCTTGCTGCAGATGGATGTACAGAGTTGGTTGATTCATTGCTGTTTGTGTCGTGCAGGTTGTTCTGCCTGGAGGTGTTGTGTGGTGTCGCAGCTGGGGAAGGGAGGGTCCTGCACCGAGGAGGATGTCACTGGCCGGCTGCTTGCTTTGGTGTGTGCCTGGGGACCTTGGCATGGCCAGGAGGCGCTGctacggtggtggcggcggctgcCCGTGTGTCATACATACTGTTTGGGAGGTATGGATTCTTGTAGTGTTTGAGTGGTCCTAGTTTTGTGCGTACATCATTTTCGAAGCAGTATTATGGTTGTTGTGGGTGTATTCAACTGGGTTTTATTTAGGCTGGAGGTTTCATTTCCTCACTTGCTAGTTGCTATCAATCTGATAAGAAGAGTTGTTGCTTGGATTTGGTAATGGCAAGAGGCGTTGTAACCATCTTGTGCTTTGTAGGACTTGTTGATCTCTCTTTTGGTTCAAGTAGTACATACATATTGGAATGCAAGTTTTTGTTCAAGTATTTTTGCTTGCTGGATCATGAGTAAAAGAACGAAGAATACAAGTGTGTTTATTAGCCAATATATGCTCCTGCTGGGTATTTAAAGAACACTGCTGTTTGGTTTTGTGAAAATGGCTTTTATTCAAGTTGCATAAGTCATTCTCTCACTTTGCTTCTATCAATCTGATAACAATAGTTGCTGTTGGTTTGAGTTATTTTTAAATGTCAGTGCTTGACTTGGTGACCTGACCATGCTTTGCTCTTGTTTTTTAAGGATAACTGGGAGGCCTAAACAACGGCAGCGGTGGCATTCGTCTTCGACTCCTTGTGTGTTCAGGGAAGTTTCTGGTTCCTGCGTGTGATTTCTTTGTGTAGTTGATCATGTAGTATCTCTACATGGAATTTGCTAGCCTGGAGTTGTCCAAGCAGTATCATGGCTGTTATTTGTCAGTGTTATTCGTGTTCCAAGTTGGCAGACTTGGTTCACTGCCATTTATTGTATCTGCTGTACGCCATTTTCAAAAAATGCCATGTTATTGTATTTTTTAGGACCAACTCCGTCCCATAATAAGTGACTCCATTATGTGTAGATATGTATGCatatagacacattttagttgtagatacatccgtagTAGTGTCCTTGCTGCACATCAGAATGGCCTGACGCCAATTTGTTTGTTTTGCCATGTAAATACTTGTTCAGTAGTAGTGCCCTTGCCACAGACGGATAGACTTGGTTGATTGATTGCCGTTTGTGATGTGCAGCCCCCCTTACTCGTGCTTGTGTGCGTTGTCGCGGCAGGGAAGGGGAGGGGAGTATCCTGCGCCAAGCCAAGGAGGAGGTCGACCTTGGCATGGTTCTGGCCGCGCTGCAACCTGCGACGGGCGGCGGCCACCTGTGTGTTGTACATACTGTTTGGGAGGATGGAACCTTGTAGTGTTTGAGTGGTCTGAAGATTGGAACGGACACAGCTTGTTGTAATTAATTATTATAATGGTTTCTTTTGCacttttttggattttttgttGATGAGTTGCATGTGGTGAGCTAAAGCTGTGAGTTTGGGAAGTTTAGCTCTATATGTACTAGATGACTTGACATGTTTCGGTATCTAGTATTATCTGCTGTTTTACCCGAAATATCGAGAAAATCAGTATGTGTCATGTCAAAACTAATAGCGGCACATACGCGCGCCTGCTCTCCACACGAGTAGGCCCGTGATTTGTGGGTAAATTCGCTAATATGGCAATCAGTCCCACGACAGTCAAAAGGCAACTCAATAACAAATCAGCGAGACTGGGACGAGATTCCGATCGATCTCGATCAACTTGCACGCCCGTCTCCATTCGTGCAGCAGGAGCCTGCCTTTGATGGAGATGAGCGCGTCCAGCCAGCTCTTTTGTACCTACGCGCCCACGTCGCCATCCAGGGAACGAATTCAATCCAAATACGAGTAGTATCCATTTGTGTACGTTCATGAATATGAACTAGAGAAAAACAAAACCACTGAACTGGAGTATAAAAATTGAAAGACATTTTGGATCTTCTCTCGGCAGAAACAAAACCTCGTTTACGTTCATGAATATTTTGGATCTTGTGTCGGCTGAAACAATCGAGTATCAAAATTGACAGACGAGTATTGTTAACACCCGTACAGGCTAGTAAACGTTCTCGGCGATGGTCAAAACCAATTCGTAGCATAAATCTATCAACAACCGAGTAACTTAAGGAAAAGATTGGGAAGAGTTATGGTTGATGGAGACAAAATTGGTTCCAAGCATAAATATAGCAATGATCGAGAAATCAAAGGAAAGGATTGGGAGAGGATAGGATGGAGGAGACGATATCTTGAGGAGGAGGATCCTAAAGAATAGGAGGTCCATGCATACCACAGTTAACGGTGTTGACTGATTTACATATTTAATGAATAGGACTTGCCCCATTTACGCCTCCACGTCAACAATCCGTGGCAGTAGGCATCTTGGCCGTCCATTGTAGACTCCCAACAAGCAAGAAAAAGGAGAGGCGGGAGAGAACCATCAAGAGGAAAGGATTGGGATGGTGCATGCATATTTTGAGGATGCTGAAAAATATGGATGCCCATGCAAACCGGGAAATCAAAGGAAAGGATTATGAGAGGATATGATGGTGGAGACATATCTTGAGGGAGGATCCTGAAGAACATGAGGTCCATGTAAACCGTGGTTAACTGGATTTTCCTTCCTAATTATACGTACCTAATAATTAGGAACTTGCCCTATTAACGGCGTCATGTCACCAATCCATGGCATTGAGAATCCCGACTGTCCATCGTAGACTCTGACCAAGGAGAGGGTCAAGGTAGAACTCGAAGCAGCTAGCTTCCGGGAGAAGTTGGATCAACTCATGAAGTCCAAGGAGGCATTGaggatgaagacgttggagaccaagctcctcatcaccgacaagaagaaggaggtgaagcttGCCAAGGTGCAAGCAAGGCGGGAAGATGCCAAGTTGAAGGCCGAGCTTGACATGAAGATGATCGCACTCAAAGAAGCCAAGGCCATGAAGGAGCTCTTGGCCGAGAGAGGGATATCATGATTATGCGCACCGACGGCATGGACGAGGATCAGCTGGCGTGGTGGAACGAGACCAAGGCGGACATCATTGCGAGGAAGAAGGCTGCGCGTCAAGCTCGTGCTCAAGGTGAGTCTCCGGCGAGTGGTGGCGCCGGTGGCGATGGACTCGTTGATGGTTGATCACATTTGGGAACTTCAGAGGCTTGAACATTGCCTATGATCGcaatgttagacatgctctaagatgATTTGCTTCTTCTGCAGGACCTCGTCCTAATGTTACATTATTTTTTGAAGAAGAAGAGGGGACGAGGGGAAGCCGTGGGAGAGTGTGAGTACATTATTTGCGATGGATCGGCCGCTGGTCCAGTAGGTTGTGGATCTCTCGTACGAGTACCGATGATCAAGTAGGTATTTGTGCTCTTGTTTGTACTATTTGATTTCCTACATAATTAGGAGTGGTACGGGGCAGGGCCACTGACGGTCTTTTCGAGGTCGTTGTTATTTTATTTTTTCCTTCCTTCCTTTTTTTCGAGGTCGTTGTTATTTTATTTTTCCAACCGCACGGATTGGTTGCCAGCTGAAGGAGGAGAGAATCGAGAGCTTGTGCACGGAGGCCAGTCTTGCGGCTGCTTGTGGACGTGTTCACACGGAACCTAATCAACCAGAGCGCGCGGTGCGGCCCGGGACCTCCGTCCGGCTGCACATGGCTGTAGTGTACATCCACGACGATGAAGACGTACCAGCTCGCCCTTGTAGGAGCGGCGCAGACATCCCGCCGCAGTGGATGTCGGAGTACTAATCTTTTGTTGCGTTGTGCAACCAAACTTCATCAGCTCGATGTCTACAATGGGAGATAC
Coding sequences within it:
- the LOC139838386 gene encoding uncharacterized protein produces the protein MSHASGITLAGGKWSWSWQAGVQMAGGSGQFDSNVAAGMKNYGGNCGRDSSFCGCTLLGPSASGIPTIHGCSAWRCCVVSQLGKGGSCTEEDVTGRLLALVCAWGPWHGQEALLRWWRRLPVCHTYCLGG